A part of Candidatus Saccharibacteria bacterium genomic DNA contains:
- a CDS encoding trypsin-like peptidase domain-containing protein, producing the protein MMEKPAKQTYAQRIKRFLVVIGLILIGSTLAIIGGGIYWWMHTNRTPVTSRTTLVADGNLKSTSSEDAMAAIAEKVSPSVVSIITNITTRTIFGMAQAQAAGTGIIVSKDGYILTNKHVISGASKVEIVLSNGTTYSDVRIIGSDPLNDVAFLKVDGVSDLAPAVLGDSSTVRVGQQVVAIGNSLGQYQTTVTSGIISGKGRPVSAASGESGETENLTDLLQTDAAINPGNSGGPLLNFSGQVIGINTAVAADAQGIGFAIPINATKGALKSVLAGKGVQRAYLGLRYVSLTPTVAKQYNIQQTKGALIIGDEATSGVVAGGPADKAGIRDKDVIVKINGLTVGVQGSVSSLAGEYAPGDTIELMLLRGGKEQTIKITLGNYSG; encoded by the coding sequence ATGATGGAGAAGCCTGCGAAACAAACGTATGCCCAGCGTATAAAGCGATTTTTGGTTGTTATTGGTCTAATTTTGATTGGCTCGACGCTTGCTATTATTGGCGGTGGCATATATTGGTGGATGCACACCAACAGAACCCCTGTTACCAGCCGTACGACGCTAGTGGCCGACGGCAATCTAAAGTCGACCAGCTCAGAGGATGCTATGGCTGCAATTGCAGAGAAGGTGTCGCCAAGTGTGGTTTCCATCATCACAAATATCACAACACGAACGATTTTTGGTATGGCACAAGCACAGGCTGCTGGGACGGGAATTATCGTCAGCAAAGACGGTTATATTCTGACTAACAAACATGTGATTTCTGGTGCGAGCAAGGTTGAAATCGTGTTATCTAACGGGACAACTTATAGTGATGTGCGGATTATTGGGTCAGATCCGCTGAATGATGTCGCTTTTCTGAAAGTAGATGGAGTGTCAGATCTAGCACCTGCGGTGCTTGGCGATTCTTCGACGGTACGAGTCGGCCAACAGGTCGTCGCAATCGGTAATTCACTGGGTCAGTATCAGACAACTGTGACAAGCGGGATTATTTCAGGCAAGGGTCGACCGGTCTCCGCCGCGAGCGGCGAAAGTGGTGAAACGGAAAATCTGACTGATTTGCTACAGACTGATGCCGCTATTAACCCGGGTAATTCAGGTGGACCACTGCTTAACTTTTCGGGACAAGTTATTGGTATCAATACGGCCGTGGCTGCGGATGCTCAAGGTATTGGATTTGCTATTCCAATCAATGCCACGAAAGGTGCGCTCAAATCGGTGTTGGCAGGCAAGGGGGTACAGCGTGCCTATTTGGGCCTGCGCTATGTTTCCCTTACGCCGACTGTGGCGAAACAATACAACATACAACAGACTAAAGGTGCGCTTATTATTGGTGACGAAGCAACTAGCGGTGTGGTTGCAGGCGGTCCAGCAGACAAGGCTGGTATTCGTGACAAAGATGTCATTGTCAAAATTAATGGGCTCACTGTCGGAGTGCAGGGTAGTGTCTCAAGTTTAGCGGGCGAATACGCGCCGGGTGATACTATAGAACTGATGCTATTACGCGGTGGCAAAGAACAGACAATTAAAATCACACTAGGTAATTACTCGGGCTAG
- a CDS encoding LCP family protein, with amino-acid sequence MSKKPSVDGFIPRRSPGMIGEHHATDKKLPKPDVSGLVRHPSMSPVDSQEERSTNAIVPTAYGLQRPGVIIRREDVDQSLRDIDIQSEAEKKRRGRRRISVKKLFKRLIIVLLIAAIGFGGWVGVKTLLASNAVFKGDIFGLVQQRQLKMDGNGRTNILVFGTSEDDPGHPGGNLTDSIMVLTVDQKKNNAYMVSIPRDLEVRYGRSCVPGYSGKINAFFQCVNDDFGSSSAEDERQTEFRKLVSEVVGLDIQYSVHVNYSVMRDVVKALDGITVMIEGSGGAPGVMDSNFDWKCGATYSQKKKNCPPNGHFIEYKNGLTQLDAEHALYLAMARGDIEPTYGLGNSNFDREKNQQKIIVAIKEKAMSTGTITNVGKVSGIIDALGKNLRTNFETAEIRTIMKLAETIPTDQIKSISLLDNQLVTGAAQPVAGMYNFTQIQAHIKKQLNSSPLALEAAHVIVLNASGVAGAAQKEADRLMALGMEIDQVGNAPASATYKTNTIYQATSATDKKKPLTLEKLVVLYGKNLSAEALPIQIPATTDYVIVIVSPPTSSDNQ; translated from the coding sequence ATGTCAAAAAAACCATCTGTAGACGGCTTTATTCCAAGGCGCTCCCCCGGCATGATCGGGGAGCACCATGCTACCGATAAAAAGCTTCCAAAGCCAGATGTCTCGGGTCTTGTACGTCACCCCTCTATGTCTCCAGTAGATAGTCAGGAAGAAAGGAGTACTAATGCTATCGTTCCGACCGCGTATGGTCTCCAGCGACCCGGAGTAATAATTCGCCGAGAGGATGTCGACCAGTCACTGCGCGATATTGACATACAGTCTGAAGCTGAAAAGAAACGACGTGGACGCCGTCGAATTAGTGTCAAGAAACTTTTTAAGCGATTGATAATCGTATTGCTTATCGCAGCCATTGGGTTTGGTGGCTGGGTTGGGGTTAAAACACTCCTTGCCAGCAACGCCGTGTTTAAGGGTGACATATTTGGTCTCGTGCAACAGCGGCAGCTCAAGATGGATGGCAACGGTCGCACAAATATACTGGTTTTTGGTACGTCAGAGGATGATCCTGGTCACCCGGGCGGTAACCTGACCGACTCGATTATGGTGCTGACGGTCGATCAGAAAAAGAATAATGCTTATATGGTAAGTATTCCGCGTGATCTCGAGGTTCGCTACGGAAGATCATGTGTGCCTGGATATTCAGGTAAGATAAACGCTTTTTTCCAATGTGTGAACGATGATTTTGGCAGTTCATCGGCTGAAGATGAGAGGCAGACCGAATTTCGTAAATTGGTCAGCGAGGTAGTGGGACTTGATATTCAGTATAGCGTGCACGTCAATTATTCAGTGATGCGAGATGTGGTGAAAGCACTTGATGGAATTACAGTAATGATTGAAGGGAGTGGTGGCGCACCTGGCGTGATGGATAGCAATTTTGATTGGAAATGTGGCGCTACCTATAGCCAAAAGAAAAAGAACTGTCCACCAAATGGACACTTCATTGAATATAAAAATGGCTTAACCCAACTTGATGCCGAACATGCGCTGTATCTCGCGATGGCGCGAGGCGATATCGAACCAACCTACGGTCTTGGGAACTCAAACTTTGATCGCGAAAAGAATCAACAAAAGATCATTGTAGCAATCAAAGAGAAAGCAATGAGCACAGGAACAATTACTAACGTGGGCAAAGTAAGTGGCATCATTGATGCCCTTGGCAAGAATTTGCGCACAAATTTTGAGACAGCAGAAATCCGTACTATCATGAAACTGGCCGAAACTATTCCTACAGATCAGATCAAGAGTATCAGTCTTTTGGATAATCAACTTGTAACGGGTGCTGCCCAGCCAGTCGCTGGCATGTACAACTTTACTCAAATCCAGGCGCACATCAAGAAGCAACTCAACTCCAGTCCACTTGCGCTCGAGGCGGCTCATGTGATTGTCTTGAATGCGTCGGGTGTGGCTGGGGCTGCACAAAAAGAAGCCGATAGGCTGATGGCGCTTGGTATGGAGATTGATCAGGTTGGCAATGCTCCTGCGTCCGCGACGTACAAAACTAACACAATTTATCAAGCTACTTCAGCCACAGATAAAAAGAAACCGCTAACACTTGAAAAATTAGTAGTGCTGTACGGAAAAAACCTTAGCGCCGAAGCACTACCCATACAAATACCGGCAACAACCGACTATGTGATTGTGATCGTTTCTCCGCCCACTAGTAGCGACAATCAGTAA